One Micromonospora craniellae genomic region harbors:
- a CDS encoding TetR/AcrR family transcriptional regulator has protein sequence MTVDGRLARGERTRTAVLDAAVSLASANGLDGLSLGHLADSLGVSKSGLFAHWRSKEALQLATIDRAVTQWQERIMAPARRAPRGVRRIRALHEARIDFYVARVLPGGCFFATTEFEFNARPGSVRNRLAEVFATWTAFLERLVREAVDLGELPADLDVALLAYEIDAYGIAAAMRSRLLDPETTYRHARQGVLAHLRALCPDPTLLPEGP, from the coding sequence ATGACCGTCGACGGCCGGCTCGCCCGGGGTGAGCGCACCCGCACCGCAGTGCTGGACGCCGCCGTCAGCCTGGCCTCCGCCAACGGGCTCGACGGCCTCTCCCTCGGGCACCTCGCCGACTCCCTCGGCGTGAGCAAGTCCGGCCTCTTCGCGCACTGGCGCTCCAAGGAGGCGCTGCAACTCGCCACCATCGACCGGGCCGTCACGCAGTGGCAGGAACGGATCATGGCGCCGGCCCGGCGCGCACCCCGGGGCGTACGCCGCATCCGGGCGCTGCACGAGGCGCGGATCGACTTCTACGTCGCGCGGGTGCTGCCCGGCGGCTGCTTCTTCGCCACCACCGAGTTCGAGTTCAACGCCCGGCCCGGGTCGGTCCGGAATCGCCTCGCCGAGGTCTTCGCCACCTGGACGGCGTTCCTGGAACGGCTCGTCCGGGAGGCGGTCGATCTCGGCGAACTGCCCGCCGACCTGGACGTCGCGCTGCTGGCGTACGAGATCGACGCGTACGGGATCGCCGCAGCGATGCGCTCCCGGCTGCTCGACCCGGAGACCACCTATCGACACGCCCGTCAGGGCGTGCTGGCCCACCTGCGGGCGCTGTGCCCCGATCCCACCCTGCTACCGGAAGGCCCCTGA